The proteins below are encoded in one region of Ereboglobus luteus:
- a CDS encoding RDD family protein gives MQWYYVLNGERVGPVSQEQFDQLVQAGTITGETLVWHAGMTEWLSWTQTAARIAAESDSAVCAVSGRLYPKREMLEYQGRWVSAEHKDEFFQRIREGVQHHTAMPGEVRYAGFWIRFAAVIIDMMCLWAINMVFSVGFMFVMMALGGLASASGRGGMTPVVVILQLSLYVVQIAVALAYDVFFIRKYDATPGKLALGLKILRADGDKLSVGRIIGRNFAKGVSALILCIGYIMAGWDDQKRALHDIMCDTRVVRK, from the coding sequence ATGCAATGGTATTATGTTTTAAACGGCGAGCGCGTCGGACCCGTTTCACAGGAGCAATTCGACCAGCTTGTGCAGGCGGGCACGATCACGGGCGAGACGCTTGTCTGGCACGCGGGCATGACGGAGTGGCTGTCGTGGACGCAGACGGCGGCGCGGATCGCCGCTGAAAGCGACTCGGCCGTGTGCGCGGTGAGCGGCCGTCTTTACCCGAAGCGCGAGATGCTTGAATACCAAGGGCGCTGGGTGAGCGCCGAGCACAAGGACGAGTTTTTCCAGCGCATTCGCGAGGGCGTGCAGCACCACACTGCGATGCCGGGCGAAGTGCGCTATGCGGGATTTTGGATTCGGTTCGCGGCGGTCATTATCGACATGATGTGCCTGTGGGCGATCAACATGGTTTTCAGCGTGGGTTTCATGTTTGTGATGATGGCGCTTGGCGGCCTCGCGTCCGCGTCTGGACGCGGTGGAATGACACCGGTCGTCGTGATTCTGCAATTGTCCCTCTATGTTGTGCAAATTGCCGTGGCGCTGGCCTATGACGTGTTTTTTATCCGAAAATATGACGCGACTCCCGGCAAACTTGCGTTGGGCTTGAAGATTCTGCGCGCCGATGGCGACAAGCTTTCGGTGGGCCGGATTATCGGGCGCAATTTTGCAAAAGGTGTCAGCGCGTTGATCCTGTGCATCGGCTACATAATGGCCGGCTGGGACGATCAAAAACGCGCCTTGCACGACATCATGTGCGACACGCGCGTGGTGCGCAAATAA
- a CDS encoding rhomboid family protein, with product MSTAENPPLPSRAGGPMRRLRCTRHSEREAAACCAECGLPFCRECVSEYEGRLLCAACLEKIVANAKADADGSNRGLFALTANSVKRAASLAAGVAWLWLCFYLAGLLIEKLPQSVHEGTVWAQAAEEALGEE from the coding sequence ATGAGCACGGCGGAAAATCCACCTTTGCCGTCGCGGGCCGGCGGACCGATGCGCAGGCTGCGCTGCACGCGGCACTCGGAGCGCGAGGCGGCGGCGTGTTGCGCGGAGTGCGGGCTGCCGTTTTGCCGCGAGTGCGTCTCGGAATACGAGGGGCGCTTGTTGTGCGCGGCGTGCCTGGAGAAAATCGTTGCGAACGCGAAGGCGGATGCGGACGGGAGCAATCGCGGTCTTTTCGCGCTGACGGCGAACTCGGTGAAACGCGCGGCGTCGCTCGCGGCGGGTGTGGCGTGGCTCTGGTTGTGTTTTTACCTGGCGGGTTTGCTGATCGAAAAACTGCCGCAGTCGGTGCATGAAGGCACGGTGTGGGCGCAGGCGGCGGAGGAGGCGCTGGGCGAGGAATGA
- a CDS encoding DUF4350 domain-containing protein, translating into MKRRASMILLAALVVLLLGGIAELLRMRISRGDVYPLYSTYRADPLGTKAFYESLELVPGARAQRWLREPEKLPAGMRGTIVFAGVNSAGWLRTDRVTAKKLDSLARGGARVVVTFKAGFGERELKRWRDSRTDDDYSKYNFAGAPDFAAHALEKRDAPEVAPEEKPEPPEKKGSRKKQVFVDAGEQWGVKIVTRIIKPDDDGRLPPAVRSEGQPGEWPGRLDWMSELYFDTDKSADWRVLYTREGRPVMIERAIGTGSIVLAADSFFLSNEALQRARATSLLAWLVTAPGGDGVVVFDEYHLGMTEDHGVAALARRYGLTGAACLAMLLAVLWVWHRMALFVPPPADEDDEHAGYEPTAGLEALLRRSVPRAQVARVCLDEWKKTASPADIARVDKALATLERNASPWKIYTTAREALRKSGGVLPRPK; encoded by the coding sequence ATGAAGCGCCGAGCCTCGATGATTCTGCTCGCCGCGCTGGTCGTGCTGTTGCTCGGCGGCATCGCCGAATTGCTGCGCATGAGGATTTCGCGCGGCGATGTGTATCCGCTTTACTCGACCTATCGCGCTGACCCGCTCGGCACAAAGGCGTTTTATGAAAGCCTGGAGCTTGTGCCCGGCGCGCGCGCGCAACGGTGGCTGCGCGAGCCGGAAAAATTGCCGGCCGGCATGCGCGGGACGATTGTGTTTGCGGGGGTGAATTCCGCCGGGTGGTTGCGGACGGACCGCGTCACCGCAAAAAAACTCGACTCGCTCGCTCGCGGCGGCGCGCGCGTGGTCGTGACGTTCAAGGCGGGTTTCGGCGAGCGCGAGTTGAAGCGCTGGCGCGATTCGCGCACCGATGACGATTATTCAAAATACAATTTCGCGGGCGCGCCGGATTTTGCCGCGCATGCCTTGGAGAAGCGCGACGCACCCGAGGTCGCGCCCGAAGAAAAACCGGAGCCCCCTGAGAAAAAAGGCAGTCGCAAGAAACAGGTGTTTGTCGATGCGGGCGAGCAATGGGGCGTGAAAATCGTGACGCGCATCATCAAACCCGACGACGACGGCAGGCTGCCCCCCGCGGTGCGCTCGGAAGGACAACCGGGCGAATGGCCGGGAAGACTCGACTGGATGAGCGAGTTGTATTTCGACACGGACAAAAGCGCGGACTGGCGCGTGCTTTACACGCGCGAGGGGCGCCCCGTGATGATTGAGCGCGCGATTGGCACAGGCTCTATCGTGCTGGCGGCGGATTCGTTTTTCCTGAGCAACGAGGCGCTGCAACGCGCGCGCGCGACCTCATTGCTCGCGTGGCTCGTGACCGCGCCGGGCGGCGACGGTGTTGTTGTTTTCGACGAATACCATCTCGGCATGACTGAGGATCACGGCGTGGCCGCGCTTGCGCGGCGCTATGGGCTGACGGGGGCTGCGTGCCTGGCGATGTTGCTGGCGGTGTTGTGGGTGTGGCATCGCATGGCGCTGTTCGTGCCGCCGCCCGCCGACGAGGATGATGAGCACGCGGGTTACGAGCCGACGGCGGGCTTGGAGGCGTTGCTGCGCCGCTCGGTGCCCCGCGCGCAAGTGGCGCGTGTGTGCCTCGACGAATGGAAAAAAACGGCTTCGCCCGCCGACATTGCGCGTGTGGACAAGGCGCTCGCGACGCTGGAGCGAAACGCGTCGCCGTGGAAAATCTACACAACCGCGCGGGAAGCGCTGCGAAAATCAGGAGGGGTTTTGCCCCGCCCAAAATAG
- a CDS encoding AAA family ATPase, with translation MNPTIESFTEKLTAARAEVAKVVIGQQEAVELSLITLLSRQHALIEGVPGVAKTLLVRTLAHVLGVPSGRVQFTPDLMPSDITGTNVFNLQTNSFTLIRGPVFTSFLLADEINRAPAKTQAALLQAMQERVVSIDRETYALDENFTVFATQNPADSEGTYPLPEAQKDRFMLKIKMEPPARDEELSLARRMVGNNTPEGALAAGEVRAVLGAGELASMRAALDTVTLREELTSYVVDLVRATRSHESMLVGAGPRATQALLLGSRARAALDGRDYVTPDDVRGLASAVLGHRLILRPEFEIEGLTIDEVLSRILEQVAVPR, from the coding sequence ATGAACCCAACCATTGAATCGTTTACGGAAAAACTAACTGCCGCCCGTGCCGAGGTGGCGAAAGTCGTCATCGGCCAGCAGGAGGCGGTCGAGCTTTCGCTCATCACTTTGCTGTCGCGCCAGCACGCGCTCATCGAGGGCGTGCCGGGCGTGGCGAAGACGCTGCTCGTGCGCACGCTCGCGCACGTGCTCGGCGTGCCGAGCGGGCGCGTGCAGTTCACACCCGACCTCATGCCGTCCGACATCACGGGCACGAATGTGTTTAATTTGCAGACAAACTCATTCACGCTGATTCGCGGGCCGGTGTTCACGTCGTTCCTTCTCGCCGACGAAATCAATCGCGCGCCCGCGAAAACCCAGGCTGCGCTTTTGCAGGCGATGCAGGAGCGCGTGGTGTCGATCGACCGCGAGACCTACGCGCTTGATGAGAACTTCACCGTGTTCGCCACGCAAAATCCGGCGGATTCCGAGGGCACTTATCCGCTGCCCGAGGCCCAGAAGGATCGCTTCATGCTCAAGATCAAAATGGAGCCGCCGGCGCGCGACGAGGAACTTTCGCTGGCGCGGCGCATGGTCGGAAACAACACGCCGGAGGGCGCGCTTGCCGCGGGCGAAGTGCGCGCTGTGCTTGGCGCGGGCGAACTGGCCTCAATGCGCGCCGCGCTCGACACGGTGACCTTGCGCGAGGAGCTGACGAGCTACGTGGTCGATCTTGTGCGCGCGACGCGCAGCCACGAGAGCATGCTGGTCGGCGCGGGGCCGCGCGCCACGCAGGCGTTGCTGCTTGGCAGCCGCGCGCGCGCCGCGCTCGACGGTCGCGACTATGTGACGCCGGACGATGTGCGCGGCCTTGCAAGCGCGGTGCTCGGACACCGCCTGATATTGCGCCCCGAGTTCGAAATAGAGGGACTGACAATCGACGAAGTGCTCTCGCGGATACTTGAACAAGTGGCGGTGCCAAGATGA